Below is a window of Leptolyngbya sp. CCY15150 DNA.
AAAACCAGCGATCGCTCCCTCGACCCAGGTTTGTCCGTCAATAAAAGATGTCCAGATCAGCATAATAGTTACCTTTTTGTTGTTTCTTATGGTGCGATCCAATCTGCTTAGACAATCTATGGATTTAAGGCTTGGGCTGTATCCAAGTGCAGCGGGCGATCGAAGGTAGGATGTTCCGGATATGAACCTTCAGCCAGATTGGATAGAGATGGAAAGGGACTGAAATTAATCATCTTGACTCTCCTTTTGAATCCAATACCAAGCATTCATGCAGCCGATAGCAACTCCAAAGACCAGACCCATTAGCGTCCATGAATAGGGACTGGTAACGTGCCGATCGATCCAGATGCCGAGGGCAATGCCTAACAGAGCCGGAATGGTGACCGACCAACCCACTAGGCCAAACATGCCAAACCCATACCAAACGCTGTGGTTGCGACGCTGGGCTAGCAGCTTACGCGTGACTTTTGTGGCAATCTGATCGGGTAAGGTGCGTGAACGTTTGCGGGTGGGAGGATCGGGAGGCATGGGTTGAGATCTCCAAACATCTAGGATAGGTTGAGAAATAGGCGGGCCATGGAGGCTTCTAGTTTGGCTAGGGACGAGCGGGTCTGGCGTTCTTGGTCATCGAGAATACGAAACTGCTGATCGACCAACTCCCGTAGGCTTTGTAAATCCTGACCTTGGATGGCATGGCGGGTGGCCACCAACACCCCATCTCCTTGCTTGACCAACAGCCCAGAATCCACCGCCAGCACATGGGTCTGACCATCGGGGCTGTCAAACATTAAGATGCCGGGAGCCAGGGCGGTGACGTAGTCTACATGGCGGGGCAGTAGGCAAAAGGCACCGTTTTCAGCCTCAGCAATCACCTTGGTGACCGGCTGGTCAACCAAGATTTTGGTGGGTAGGGTGACTTTGAGATGCATGGCTCAATCCTGGGCCGCAGGGGCTTCGTCAATCGTGCCGATCATATAGAGAATCGTTTCAGAGCGATCGCTAAATTCATCGTTGAGAATCCGCTCACAGCCGTCTAGCACGTCCTCTAGTTCCACCAAGCGCCCCGGCAAGCCCGTAAATTGCTCGGTGGTGAAGAAGGGCTGGGTGAGGAATCGCTCCAGCCGCCGGGCTCGGTAAACCACCTGCCGTTCATGGCGGGCCAGTTCTTCTAACCCCAGCATGGCAATGATGTCTTTAAGTTCCTCATAGGTTGCCAAGGTTTTACGCACCGCCTGGGCAATGCGATAGTGGCGATCGCCCACCACCAAAGGCGTCAGCAGCTTGGAGCCAGACTGTAGGGGATCTACGGCCGGATACAGACCTTCGCTCACCCGTTTGCGCGACAGGACGATGGAGGTTGAAAGGTGCGAGAAAATATGGGCAGCAGCCGGATCGGTGAGATCATCAGCCGGCACATAGACCGCCTGTACCGAGGTGATGGAATGGCTGGGGGTGCTAAAAATCCGTTCTTCTAACTCCGCCAACTCCGTTGCCAGGGTTGGTTGATAGCCCACCCGTGACGGCAGCCGCCCCATCAGCCCCGACACCTCCGACCCCGCCTGGATGAACCGGAAAATGTTGTCTATCATCAACAGCACATCCCGATGGGCATCATCCCGGAAATATTCCGCCATGGTCAGAGCCGCATGACCCACCCGAAACCTTGCGCCGGGCGATTCATTCATTTGCCCAAACATCATCACCGTATTGGCCAACACTCCCGCTTCCTGCATCTCGCGGTAAAGTTCTTCAGCTTCCCGGCTGCGTTCACCAATGCCGCAAAAGATACTCACCCCCTCCAGCCGCCGCACCACGTTATGGATCATCTCGGTGATCAACACCGTTTTACCCACCCCAGCTCCCCCGAAGAGTCCCGCTTTACCGCCCCGCTCTAGGGGTGCCAGCAGATCGATCACCTTAATGCCGGTACGAAAAAGCTCGGTGGCGATCGCCCGTTCCTGAGATACCTGAGGATTGGCATGGATGGATCGCCAGTCACCGCCTTCGATCGGGGCTTTGCCGTCAATGGTCTGCCCAAAAACGTTGAACATGCGTCCTAATAAGCGATCGCCCACGGGAACCTGTAGGGAGGTGCCGGTGGAGGTGAGGCGATCGCCCCGCGCCAGGCCGGTGGTGGGCGTGAGGGCTAGCCCTCGGATAACATGGGGGGTGAGGTAGGTTTCGACCTCAATGGCGGTGGAGCGATCGTCCCGCAGAATGTCATGCAAGTTGGGTAATTGCTCGGGAAAGTGTACATCAACAACACTGCCCCGAATCGCTGCAATCGTTCCGCAGACGACCTTTGAGTCTATGTTCGATGGACTAGAAGCTATGGTCATGGAAACTTGACCTCCTTATCAATAAGCTGTCACAACGTACCTAGCTTATTTTTCAGAGGCTGGGCAAAACATAGGATGATAACAGATGCTGCTTAGGATAGATGTCATGGTGTATGTCCTCTGATGCGATCGCCGTTGATGGCAGCTATAGCCTAGGGTTTGGGTGCTTAGCTCTAGGAAGTTGGCGATCGCCTATGGATCCTCACTACCTAAAACAGAATTTTTTCAAGGCTGATGTCTAGAACCCAAGTACCTCAACGATGTGGATGGATATACAGCAAGGGATTCAAATCGCCCTAATTGTGCTCTCTTTCTGTATTTTAAGATGCGATCGCCTACTTTTTAGATATGGTCAATACTTCGACACAACTTGTTCATGGTTCGTTATATAAAGGCGTTGCTGAATCGCGATAGATGTTGCTCAGGAACCGTGAGCGAGACGCGCTTGCCTGCGCTGTGAGTGAGGATCTTGCTCCCATTGCCGTTTACAAGGCACTGGTTGTCTCGCTGAAGTGATAGGTGCTGCGCAGACGTTGATGAACCGTTCGGTATAGCGATGGATCATCGCCCTTCATGCCAACCAGGGTGTAGAGACGTACGGTATTGCGTTCCCGCCCTTTCAGGGGATGATTGCCCACACACACCACATTCACCTCATCCTTCACCCACTGATAGACAGAATCTGTGATTAAAATATCTGTCCAGAACTTCCGGGTCATGCCTTCCACGCGGCTAGCAATATTGACCGTATCACCAATCACCGCATATTCTCTACGGCGCAAGGATCCGATATCACCAGCAACGACTTCACCGAAATTTAGACCTATACCGTTAAATAAGATCGGCTTGCCTGCATCTTGCCACTTAGCCTGTAGATGAACCAACGCCTTCCGCATCTCTAACACGGCGCGCACAGCATTGAGTGTATCAGTCTGTTCTCCTTGAGACAGCGGCGATCCAAATTCTGCCATGATCGCATCGCCAATGAACTTATCTACTGTACCACCGGCATTTAGGATCACCTCAACCATCACATCCAGATATTCATTGAGCTGTTCTACGAGGGCTTCCGGGTCAGAGTTCATCGATAGGGTTGTAAATCCTCGGATGTCGCAGAACAGGATTGTAGCATTGAGGCGCTTACCCTTGAGTAAGGATTGGTAGTCTTCAGAATAGTGGGTGAGAATTTCCTGCACGATGGGAGAGGCCACGTATCGTTCTAGCGTACGGCGCAAGCGCTGTTGCTCAAGCTGGCTTTGGACAGAATTAGCGACGATCGCCGTTGAACCACTCAGGGCGATCGCTCCTAGGGGAATCATCGTGGGTAACGTATACCTCCCTAAGGTAAAGCTAATATAACTAATGCTTGCCCAACTGAGAATCAGGACGAGGGTTAACACCACCTGACGGGATGCTTTGTGAACAATCCACAGGAGAATGCCGCTACTGCCGGTGATGATCAACACCAGGATTGCATCATACCCTGGATGGGGCAGCCAATGGGTGACGACCTTTCCCTGCAAGGTGTTGGCGATCGCTGTTGCATGGAGTTCAACGCCGGGGGTTCGATCATCGAAGGGAGTGCGGACGATATCCTCTAAACTGACGGCGGTTGCGCCAATTAAGACAAGTTTGTTGTTAAACGTTCCTTGCCGCTGATGCCTAGCCCAGGTCACGGGATCTAAAATCTCCCAAAACGGTACCTGACGAAACGTTACCCCGCCTGGGCCATAGTAGTAGAGTTCCGACCGTGCCATCTCGGGCGTGAGTGTTGTTGTTCGGTCAGCGGCCTGTAGGCTGGCCTCTGCAAAACTTGGGATCTGAGGAATCGAGGTGGCAATTACCTCGTCATAATAGCGACTGGGCTGATCATAGATGCGGCCATCTACCCCTGGAATGACGTTAATATGTCCTTGATGATTATCCTCTGCACCCCATAGAATCGGCTGAGCTAGTTGATGGATAAGGTTACCGTCCTGAATATAGGCATCATAAAACCCTGCCAACACAATGCGATCGCCATAGGCTTGCAGGGCTTGCTCTAGGCTCTGATCGTCTTCAATGCCGTAAGAACTAGGGTCTAGGAATAATATATCTAGGGATACCGATCGCGCCCTCGCCTGCATGAGACGATCAAGGGCGATCGCATAGGCACGGCGCTGCCAGGGCCAGTTTTGGATAGGAGCTAAATCGGCATACTGTTCTGGCTTGGATGCATAAAACTCGCCTTGGATCAGAGATGCTTGGTCAATTGCTAGAATGATAATATCGTCGGGTGGTGTGACAACCCCACGCAGTCGATAAAATATAAGTTGCGATCGCTTTTCGATCAGTTGAATTAAGGGATGGTTGGTAGCCGTTAGCGCGGTGCTGCTGAGGGTGATACACCCAATGATTAAATAGCTTAGGTAGATAAGATTTATCTTCCGTCTACCCGATGTGCTTTTAGACGGTGGGCTGGGGTTAAATTTCAATAAAAAACGGCGTAACATGGTCATAAAACTCTTATTGTAATTTTTATCTTTATGGGTTTAGTATCAGTAAAATGCGCATAGCCTACGGCATGGCTTTGCTAAAGCGACAGCGTAACGCATTCAGTCCTCATGAGATAGTGCATTACGGCTTCGCCTAACAGCACCCTACAATAAGGTTGATTGAGAGATCCCCCTACTGTCCACCTATTGATTAGGGGGCGCGCACAATAACGAGTAATCAGACGGTGGGAAGGCGCTGCTGATCAAGCTGATCCATCTAGTTGGGTTGAACCTAGTTGGGTTGAACCTAGTTGGGTTGAACCCCTGCTCTTCTCTGGAAGAGCCGTGAACGGTAGATAGATAGCTGTACTCAACAACGCCCTCATCTATGGCAGTTAAAGGAGGACGGGACAAGGCGATCCCTCCGTCCTAGACGCTAGAAAGGTAGGCTAGGCCGAGGAGGCGCTATGGACTCTACTGGTGAACCACCGCTGGGGTACGGCACATCTGGAAAGAGCTGGGTAAAGCTCTCACGAATTTGATCCATGCCTGGCAGTTCAGTCAAGAAGGCATCGAATAATTCTCCCAGCAGAATCTCAATGAAGTCATTCGCGGTCATTCGCTCCACGGTGCCAAACTCTTCACCCTCTGTGGTTTGAATTTTTTCGCCTGCCGTCAGCGTGATGGATTCACGGTTGACATCTGATGTAACGCCTGGGCTTTCTAGGGGAGCCGCAGCCGCATCGCTTGGGGGAGCCGCAGCCGCATCGTCCGCCACCTGCTTGCTCAGCGTCACTTCACCTTCTAGTACCTGGATGGTCTCCCGGCCCGCCTCATCCACCGACAGCAGATAGGTCGTACCTCGTACCCCAGCTAGGGTAGAAGGTGTGCAGCCATTGATCGAACCATTCACCAATAATGTACCGCTTTGTAAATTGGCACATTGCCCAATGGTCAATACGGAGTTGCTGGCTAGACGAGCGACCGCTCCTGTATTGAAGTTAATTTGAGCACGGGCACTGCCGGTACGCACGCGCTGCCCTTGGCTGGCCGTGTCGTTCACCCGAGCGATCGCCTCTTGGATATAGACCTGATCGCTATCTAAAATTTCGGTCACTCGTCCAGAGGTGATCGATTGCGCTGTACTGGGCGTACTGACCAATGCCAGCCCAAAGCATAGACATAATCCCAACGAAAAACTCAAAACCGTTTTCCAGTGACGATCCATGAACCCCGTCAATCTTCGTAGCATTCAAAATCTCCTGAGCATCAAGAACGTGTAGAGGGCTCAACTCCATGAAACCCCCTAGAGATTGTAATGGTGGATACTGTTTATCATGATTCAACACGTAAGAATCTTGCCCTAAATTGTTAAGAAAAAGAGACAAGACATGTTGATAGACTGCGTAGATTCACGTGATCCCCTGATTGTAGCAATCCGATTTTAAGGATGGTTGCTGCTTAACATGAAGTTTCCGTTGTCTCCCAGCCTGAGAGCTGGTTCGATGGGATCGAGCGAGGACGGCTAGAAGCCATAGATGCTGTGATAGGCTTAGAAAAAGCTGGTTTTAGTGGGAAGCAGCCACTAAACGTAAGGGGGAAAGTCCGGTGAGAATCCGGCGCTGTCCCGCAACTGTGATGAGATGCGTGATCGATCTCTAAGTCAGGATGCCCGCCGCTGTCAGTTCGATTCATATCCATCTGCGAGGTACGGATGAGCCATTGGTTGAGTTACGTTGTGCATAATAAGTGTCTTCCATCTAGTTCTAGGCGGCAGAAATTTCCCGACTACCGTCGCGCAGGCGTCGCGCCTGCAGCAAGCCAGAGGCTTGTGCGACAGTGGACTCCATGCATATATGGATGTTTCTCCACCTGACGTCAAGTCTTCATGTTGCGACCTAGGTGATCGGCATCGTCCGCAACCCTAGTTCGCGACCCTAGTTCATAACCATGGTCAGAGGGGGGCGATCGCCTCTCTCTAGACCCATTCATGACGTTACTAGGGGCGATCGTTCCCAATGCTATGAGCGATCGCCCGACCCTTTGCTCGTTGTTCATGTCTAGTGTATGAGACTGGTTCTATGCGTTTTCAACCGGATCAGTGGACAGACCACTGTGACTCCTGGATGCCCTCCTTCATCCACGACCATTATTTGATGATTGGCTCCATGGCTTGGCAAGGCTATCAGCAGGCGGGACGTGGGCTGGTGTTCTGTGAGATTTACCCATCTCAGGGGCGATCCTCTAGCTTTTGGCCCTATCGTCTGCGGTTTACGCCTCAACGACATATGCCTAGTCGGCTACAGCGGCTGGCGTTAGAGGATGACACCATCGATCAGGTGGGGCGATCGCTGACCACCTATGATCCCCATCAAGCCATGGTGCTGCTGCTGGTCGCGGGTGACCAGATTGAGATCGACCTACTGCAGAATGTAGCGATCGCTCCGGAGATCTGCCATGCCCAAATCCTACAGCGTTGGTCAGAGTTTCAGCCCTGTTTTACCCATCCCTGGCTCGATCAACCCTAGCTGTTGGCCCCTAGGACGCTTTCAAGATCGGTCTATGCCCCCGCCAAAGGTTTCGCCGATCGGCTACAATGCCTGCGATAGTCTCGTACTCATCCGGCTTTTGAACGTGACAACGTTAGGGCGTGACAACCTTAGAGGGTAGGATGTCATGCCCAAGGCTGATTGAGCTCATTGAGATCATCGTCTCACCTACCTCTCTCTGTTAACTTGCTGTACCCTATAAAACTGACGCTGTGACGTGATCTGAGATGTCGGAACAATGGCTGACATTCCCAGAGCAACAACGCTGATCCTTGTAATTGCTTGAAACTACCTATGGTCAACCCAGTTCATCCAATTGTTGTTCATCTATCTGGGCTGCTACCTCGCCGCCAAGGAGTTGCCCTATGATCGACGCTCAATACAACCCGCCTCGTCCGCGCTGGGATGTGATCACCTTTACGATCGCCCTCCATCTGGCTGCCCTGCTTGCCATCTTCCCCGCCAATTTCAGTTGGTCGGCCGTAGGGGTTGCAGTAATGCTCCATGCCCTCACCATTGGTTTAGGTATTTCCCTAGGGTTTCATCGTCTGGCAACCCACCGCAGCTTCAAAGTACCCAAGTGGCTAGAGTACTTTTTTATTCTCTGTGGCACCTTAGCTGGTCAGGGTGCGGTAAAGGGATGGGTGGGATATCACCGGATGCATCATCTCTATGCCGATCGCCAGGGCGATCCCCATGACTCTAGCCAAGGGTTTTGGTGGAGTCACATCGGCTGGCTGATGCACACCATTCCTAGCAGCGGTGAACTGCGGCGGTTTACCCAAGATATCAACGGCGACCCGTTCTATGAATTTTGCCATAAGCACTACATTGCTTTGCAGGTTGTGCTAGGTGTTTTACTCTATGCCTTGGGCGGAATGCCCTGGGTGGTGTGGGGTATCTTTGTACGGCTCTTTGTGGGCTTTCACAGCACCTGCTTTGTGAACAGCGCTTGTCATATGGTGGGCTATCGCTCCCATGAGGTTGAGGATACCTCCACCAATTGCTGGTGGGTGGCCCTGCTCACCTTTGGAGAAGGATGGCATAATAACCATCACGCGAACCAATCGTCTGTGCGATACGGCTGGCGCTGGTGGGAGCTTGATATGGTTTGGCTGACGGTGTGGTTCTTGCAATCCATGGGTCTGGCGAGTCAGGTTAAAGCAACCCTCCCTTCTAGCAAATCTCTAGCGACAAAATAGGTGTATCGGATGGCGAGACTGGATGTGCCTCAGCAAAAACCAAGCCAATTTCCTGATCCTCAGGGCGATCGCTTTGATCGTCTACCACCGGGTGAGCGCTATCTCTATCAACTCTTTAGTCAGATTGAAGATGGCAATTTAACGGTGGTCAATCCTCAGGGGCAAATGTTTCAGTTTGGCAATACTGAAGGATCGCCATCCCTGCGCCTTTTGGTTCATAATCCCAAAACCTACGATCGCATTCTAGCCTTCGGCACCCTAGGCTTTTGTGAAGCCTACATGGAAGGCTGGTGGGATGAAGCAAACCAGAATTTAGTGGAGCTGATTGGGCTGTTCTATCGCAGCAATGTCTACGCCAAGGCCCGAGATAAGGTGACCCTGGGCCTTGCGCTGACGGTGCTGGCTCAGCGCTTCAAGACCGTGCCGGTGCTGATTAAAAATAGCCGCAAGAATGTTCAGCACCACTATGATTTGGGCAATGAGTTCTACCAGCGCTTCCTCGATCCGACGCTTACCTATTCCTGTGGCTATCAACTGCAGCCGACGGATACCCTAGAGCAAATGCAGTGTCAAAAGTATGACCTGATTTGCCAAAAGCTAGCCTTGCAGCCCGGAGAAACGCTTGTGGATATTGGCTGCGGCTGGGGTGGAATGCTCACCTATGCGGCAGAGCGCTATGGTATCTCAGGTACGGGCATTACCCTCAGCGTAGAGCAGGCAGATCTAGCCCGCCAGCGCATTGCAGAGCGAGGGTTGAGCGATCGCATCCAGATTGTGATTGCCGACTACCGCGAAATTCAAGGTCAGTATGACAAGTTCGTCAGCATTGGCATGTTTGAGCATGTGGGCAAGGGTAGCTTTGGCACCTTTATGACCCAGGCGTCGAAGCTACTGAAACCCAACGGCGTGGGCCTGCTGCATACCATCGTCACCCAGAGTAAAGAACGCAATGGAGCTTGGGTCGATAAGTATATTTTCCCCGGTGGCTACGCGCCGCAGCTCCACGAACTCACCCATGAACTTTGGCTGACCAAGCTAGTCCTGGCCCACTGTGAAAATCTGAAGCCCCACTATGCGGAGACGATGAAGCGTTGGGCGGAAAATTTCACGATGAATCGAGGGGCGATCGCTGCCCTATCGCCGACCTATGATGAACGCTTTCTGCGCATGTGGTATCTCTACTTGCAGTCCTTTGAGGCATCGTTTCGCTACGGCGGACTGCATGTGTACCAGCTCTTGTTCTATAAGGGCAAACCTTGGTGCTTGGATGTGCCGCTGCAGTTTGCCGCCACACCTCATGCCTAACCTGCCAGCAGTTGCCTGAGGGAGACTTCAGGTCTAGGGGGCAAACCTGGGGGGCGATCGCAATTTTCGGTGTTGCTTAGATGAGAGATGAATTCCCTGAACCAACCGTTGCACCATCGGCTGTTCAGAAATAGGTTCATCTCAGAAATCAGCACCGCTCAATTTTTTTTTTTCAGAGTAATGTCCGGAATCCGGAAACTTGCCCGTGTATTTACGGTTGGTTTTGCATCTTGGTGCAAAGCCGATCATGGATCAAGGTCTCTTCGTGATCGTTCGGAGTGACTCGCTACATAGGATCGAATCCTCAATTTTCGCTCCATCGCTTGAACTACAGTACTAGTCCCTGTACTTCTGCAACCGATGGTGTTAGATAATGGGGGATTGAAACATTCTGAGACGGTTGATCAGACGGCCCATCTCTTCGTGAAACTTGGGTTTGCTGAATCAGACGGGCCAGAATTTAGATTCAAGGTTTTCAGTTTTCTGATGATCTGCTGCATTGTCTTGACTATCTAATAATTTATCTAGTTGTGTTTGTCTAGGTAAATTTATCTTGTTAGCCAAGCCTCAGAGGCGCGGGCGATCGCCCACGTCTTGTCAATAAATGCTTGCAGAGCATCACGGTTTTAAGATTTTTGGTTCCTACCTGTAGAACGCTCGAATCATTGATGTGGCAGTGCTCTATGCCTGCTGCAAATTCGACATCTATATTTTTCCTAAGGATGCATTATGACAGATGTATTTGCCCCCGCAATTGAACAAGATTGGCTTAATCTTGAGGTTTCCCATGGCGCGAAGGAACTGGCTCCTACTCACTATGGCTTACCAGATTTAACCCATCCTTTTGCTAGTCCATCCCTGTTAAGCCTGCGTGATGCTATTGCAGCGCTGGGCCCCTTGGTTGATCAATCCCCCCACGATCTACGAAGCTATGATCCATCGCTTGTGACGTTACCAAGTGACGATAGTTCCCTGGCCGATGGTACAGACTCTGTTCTTGGTAGCCTAACTGAGCAAAGTTTGGTGGGTAATCTATCGGACAGTATTCTGCTTGCACCCAATCGGGCCACAGCGGTCATCAATAGGCAGGGAGAAGCTGGGACAGATGATGCCTTATCGACAGCCTTATCCACTGGTCTCTATTCCGGATTAAGTGAACTGACCATCAATGGCACCATTGGCGGGACGAACCACCTAGCTCCTGATCTGGATGTAGACTTCTACTCGGTTTCACTGCAGGCGGGCGATCGCCTTTTGATTGACATTGATGCTGAGCTACTGGGGACGTCCCTCGATTCCGGTCTGCGCCTCTTTGATGCAGCCGGTAATGAGCTAGCTTGGAGCGATGATGATCAAGCACCGGGAGAAGAGTTTACCTTTGATTCGTACCTAGACTTTACTGCGAATACGACTGGAACCTATTACATCGGAGTCAGTGGATACCCCAACTTCGACTATAGTCCACTAGTGCCGTACAGTGGTTCATCAAGCAGCAGGGGAGATTATCAGCTCAATCTTACCCTGACGCCCTACGCCCGTGAACAAAATGATCTGATCACCCAGGGAATTTTAACAGGGCTCAGCTCTAGTAATCCGGGACAGGTGCAGTTTACCGGGGTGATTGGTGATAGCCCGAACGTGAGCCCAACCTTCGATCGCGACTTTTTCCATGTGCGCCTTGATGCCGGTGATGTGCTGACGGTTGATATCGATGCCTTTGCCCAAGGAACCTGGCTAGATTCTGTGGTGCGGGTGTTTGATGCCAATGGCAATGAGGTGGCATTTAGTGATGATGCAGCAGCGCCTGGAGAGACACTATCCTACGATCCTTATCTACAGTTCACTGCCCAACAAACCGGAAATTACTACATTGGCATCAGTGGATATGGTAATGATCTCTACGATCCGTTTGACCTATTCAGTGGAGTCTCAGGCAGCACTGGGGAATATACTCTAACCCTAGACGTTGCTCATAACTTGAGTAGTGATGAATCCAACGATACGCTCACG
It encodes the following:
- a CDS encoding AtpZ/AtpI family protein, which codes for MPPDPPTRKRSRTLPDQIATKVTRKLLAQRRNHSVWYGFGMFGLVGWSVTIPALLGIALGIWIDRHVTSPYSWTLMGLVFGVAIGCMNAWYWIQKESQDD
- a CDS encoding class I SAM-dependent methyltransferase, producing MPQQKPSQFPDPQGDRFDRLPPGERYLYQLFSQIEDGNLTVVNPQGQMFQFGNTEGSPSLRLLVHNPKTYDRILAFGTLGFCEAYMEGWWDEANQNLVELIGLFYRSNVYAKARDKVTLGLALTVLAQRFKTVPVLIKNSRKNVQHHYDLGNEFYQRFLDPTLTYSCGYQLQPTDTLEQMQCQKYDLICQKLALQPGETLVDIGCGWGGMLTYAAERYGISGTGITLSVEQADLARQRIAERGLSDRIQIVIADYREIQGQYDKFVSIGMFEHVGKGSFGTFMTQASKLLKPNGVGLLHTIVTQSKERNGAWVDKYIFPGGYAPQLHELTHELWLTKLVLAHCENLKPHYAETMKRWAENFTMNRGAIAALSPTYDERFLRMWYLYLQSFEASFRYGGLHVYQLLFYKGKPWCLDVPLQFAATPHA
- a CDS encoding adenylate/guanylate cyclase domain-containing protein, which codes for MLRRFLLKFNPSPPSKSTSGRRKINLIYLSYLIIGCITLSSTALTATNHPLIQLIEKRSQLIFYRLRGVVTPPDDIIILAIDQASLIQGEFYASKPEQYADLAPIQNWPWQRRAYAIALDRLMQARARSVSLDILFLDPSSYGIEDDQSLEQALQAYGDRIVLAGFYDAYIQDGNLIHQLAQPILWGAEDNHQGHINVIPGVDGRIYDQPSRYYDEVIATSIPQIPSFAEASLQAADRTTTLTPEMARSELYYYGPGGVTFRQVPFWEILDPVTWARHQRQGTFNNKLVLIGATAVSLEDIVRTPFDDRTPGVELHATAIANTLQGKVVTHWLPHPGYDAILVLIITGSSGILLWIVHKASRQVVLTLVLILSWASISYISFTLGRYTLPTMIPLGAIALSGSTAIVANSVQSQLEQQRLRRTLERYVASPIVQEILTHYSEDYQSLLKGKRLNATILFCDIRGFTTLSMNSDPEALVEQLNEYLDVMVEVILNAGGTVDKFIGDAIMAEFGSPLSQGEQTDTLNAVRAVLEMRKALVHLQAKWQDAGKPILFNGIGLNFGEVVAGDIGSLRRREYAVIGDTVNIASRVEGMTRKFWTDILITDSVYQWVKDEVNVVCVGNHPLKGRERNTVRLYTLVGMKGDDPSLYRTVHQRLRSTYHFSETTSAL
- a CDS encoding F0F1 ATP synthase subunit epsilon, giving the protein MHLKVTLPTKILVDQPVTKVIAEAENGAFCLLPRHVDYVTALAPGILMFDSPDGQTHVLAVDSGLLVKQGDGVLVATRHAIQGQDLQSLRELVDQQFRILDDQERQTRSSLAKLEASMARLFLNLS
- a CDS encoding fatty acid desaturase; the protein is MIDAQYNPPRPRWDVITFTIALHLAALLAIFPANFSWSAVGVAVMLHALTIGLGISLGFHRLATHRSFKVPKWLEYFFILCGTLAGQGAVKGWVGYHRMHHLYADRQGDPHDSSQGFWWSHIGWLMHTIPSSGELRRFTQDINGDPFYEFCHKHYIALQVVLGVLLYALGGMPWVVWGIFVRLFVGFHSTCFVNSACHMVGYRSHEVEDTSTNCWWVALLTFGEGWHNNHHANQSSVRYGWRWWELDMVWLTVWFLQSMGLASQVKATLPSSKSLATK
- a CDS encoding FecR domain-containing protein, producing the protein MLRRLTGFMDRHWKTVLSFSLGLCLCFGLALVSTPSTAQSITSGRVTEILDSDQVYIQEAIARVNDTASQGQRVRTGSARAQINFNTGAVARLASNSVLTIGQCANLQSGTLLVNGSINGCTPSTLAGVRGTTYLLSVDEAGRETIQVLEGEVTLSKQVADDAAAAPPSDAAAAPLESPGVTSDVNRESITLTAGEKIQTTEGEEFGTVERMTANDFIEILLGELFDAFLTELPGMDQIRESFTQLFPDVPYPSGGSPVESIAPPRPSLPF
- the atpD gene encoding F0F1 ATP synthase subunit beta — protein: MTIASSPSNIDSKVVCGTIAAIRGSVVDVHFPEQLPNLHDILRDDRSTAIEVETYLTPHVIRGLALTPTTGLARGDRLTSTGTSLQVPVGDRLLGRMFNVFGQTIDGKAPIEGGDWRSIHANPQVSQERAIATELFRTGIKVIDLLAPLERGGKAGLFGGAGVGKTVLITEMIHNVVRRLEGVSIFCGIGERSREAEELYREMQEAGVLANTVMMFGQMNESPGARFRVGHAALTMAEYFRDDAHRDVLLMIDNIFRFIQAGSEVSGLMGRLPSRVGYQPTLATELAELEERIFSTPSHSITSVQAVYVPADDLTDPAAAHIFSHLSTSIVLSRKRVSEGLYPAVDPLQSGSKLLTPLVVGDRHYRIAQAVRKTLATYEELKDIIAMLGLEELARHERQVVYRARRLERFLTQPFFTTEQFTGLPGRLVELEDVLDGCERILNDEFSDRSETILYMIGTIDEAPAAQD